The following is a genomic window from Thermodesulfovibrionales bacterium.
TCTGTCTCGTCCAAAGGACCGCCGTTGTCAATGGCGAAATCCGACTTCCGGACCTTTTCATGCGCCGGCATCTGCGTCTCCAGACGCAGCAGGGAATCCTCCCTTCCTACGCCGGCATCTTCGAGACGCTTCAAGGCAGCCTCAACAGAGGTGAAGACCGTTACCGTCTTCTGAAATTGTCCGGCATATCCCTTCTCGAAGAGAAGGGGGATCTCGACTATCACCACCTTCTCATCACCGTCTCTCTCCTTCATCTCTTCGAGAATATCCCGGATCTTCTCAAAGACGAGAGGATGGATGATCCCTTCGAGGCCCTCCCGGAGTTCCCTGTTTCGGAATACGACGGCGGCAATCCTCGCCCTGTCGAGACTCCCGTCCTGCGCGATTACCGTCTCGCCAAAGACCTTCCGGATTCTCACAAGAACAGTCTCATCATGGAGGAGGGTGTCTACGATCTCATCGGTCTCGAGGGTGACAGCACCGAGTTTTCTGAACATCCTAAGGACGGTACTCTTCCCCATGCCGTAATTCCCTGTCAGCCCGACTATCAGCACAG
Proteins encoded in this region:
- the coaE gene encoding dephospho-CoA kinase (Dephospho-CoA kinase (CoaE) performs the final step in coenzyme A biosynthesis.), yielding MLIVGLTGNYGMGKSTVLRMFRKLGAVTLETDEIVDTLLHDETVLVRIRKVFGETVIAQDGSLDRARIAAVVFRNRELREGLEGIIHPLVFEKIRDILEEMKERDGDEKVVIVEIPLLFEKGYAGQFQKTVTVFTSVEAALKRLEDAGVGREDSLLRLETQMPAHEKVRKSDFAIDNGGPLDET